Proteins from one Chthonomonas sp. genomic window:
- a CDS encoding SPFH domain-containing protein, with amino-acid sequence MKEKIAMTLSGALMLVVSIALWGISIYAFIQGMNSKDGLIIGSVIAAWVILSTMLAGFFVIEPGDSRVLVLFGSYIGTVRSPGFHWANPFAIKRPVSLRARTLNGQRLKVNDLAGNPIEIATVVVWMVENTYDACFQVDQYEAYVEMQSETALRHSASIFPYDADDATISLRRNTVEVAKHLQEELNERLELAGVKVIEARLSHLAYSAEIAGAMLRRQQADAVIAARQKIVDGAVGMVEMALTRIEHDNVVKLDEERKAQMVANLMTVLCSEHGAVPVINAGSLYN; translated from the coding sequence ATGAAAGAGAAAATTGCAATGACATTGTCTGGCGCGCTGATGCTCGTGGTGAGCATCGCGCTGTGGGGGATTTCGATCTACGCGTTCATTCAGGGGATGAACTCAAAGGACGGCTTGATCATCGGATCGGTGATTGCCGCTTGGGTGATCCTCAGCACGATGCTGGCCGGTTTCTTCGTGATCGAGCCAGGCGACAGCCGCGTGCTCGTTCTGTTTGGAAGCTACATCGGCACTGTGCGGAGTCCCGGGTTCCACTGGGCTAACCCGTTCGCGATCAAGCGACCGGTCTCGCTGCGAGCCCGCACGCTGAACGGTCAGCGGCTGAAGGTGAACGACCTCGCTGGCAACCCCATCGAGATCGCGACCGTGGTGGTTTGGATGGTCGAGAACACTTACGACGCGTGTTTCCAGGTGGACCAGTACGAAGCGTACGTCGAGATGCAGAGCGAGACGGCACTGCGCCATTCGGCGAGCATCTTCCCTTACGACGCCGATGATGCCACGATTTCGCTGCGCCGAAACACGGTCGAGGTCGCCAAGCATCTGCAAGAAGAGCTGAACGAACGGCTGGAGCTCGCTGGTGTGAAGGTCATCGAGGCGCGACTATCGCACCTGGCCTACTCGGCCGAGATCGCCGGAGCCATGCTGCGACGCCAGCAAGCCGACGCGGTCATCGCGGCGCGACAGAAAATCGTGGACGGCGCGGTCGGTATGGTCGAGATGGCGCTGACCCGAATCGAGCACGACAACGTGGTGAAGCTCGATGAGGAGCGCAAGGCGCAGATGGTGGCGAACCTCATGACGGTACTGTGTAGCGAGCACGGCGCGGTGCCAGTGATCAACGCCGGTTCGCTGTACAACTAA
- a CDS encoding VOC family protein, with amino-acid sequence MNAHAWLELNTANLGAAKSFYTGLFGWSTNDMDMGEYGAYTMFGTEASPDSSFAGLVDTTTEMGAMLPSGWVIYFNVDDVDAAVAKVTATGGTAFGPAFDIPSVGRAALVADPQGNKFYLFKSSNPA; translated from the coding sequence ATGAATGCACATGCATGGTTGGAACTGAACACCGCGAATCTTGGCGCGGCCAAATCGTTCTACACAGGCCTTTTCGGATGGTCGACAAACGACATGGACATGGGCGAGTACGGCGCGTACACCATGTTCGGGACGGAGGCGAGCCCCGACAGTTCTTTCGCGGGCCTGGTCGATACCACGACAGAGATGGGGGCAATGCTCCCCTCCGGTTGGGTCATCTATTTCAACGTTGACGATGTGGACGCAGCAGTGGCCAAGGTCACTGCGACTGGCGGGACGGCCTTCGGTCCGGCATTCGATATCCCCTCCGTGGGCCGCGCTGCACTCGTCGCCGATCCCCAAGGGAACAAGTTCTACCTCTTCAAGAGCTCGAATCCGGCCTAA
- a CDS encoding RsmB/NOP family class I SAM-dependent RNA methyltransferase: protein MSRGQGTRRELNQLAENLFEDEATRQAFVDAIQAQESREGALILLQDRPEIRAFPQYRPMSWQPPFIVRLMQGFKASQHPLYAQGAFYSLDFSSVIAASVMLAIEPAPKRILDLCASPGGKSVFAARAFAPDVIICNESLRRRTGILIENLTRCRVKGANVSSADASVWARKASQAFDFVIVDAPCSGQSLLAKGREAPGCFDPAMLDVCVGRQRRILAHALECTAPGGHVLYMTCTFNRKENERVIEWAMRQFEGVEAVEAPAMAVFRSHLADVPCYRLFPQQGLGAGMFSALLRKPGSPIELPALSDELPIFWRSDG from the coding sequence GTGTCCCGAGGTCAAGGGACCCGCCGCGAACTCAATCAGCTTGCCGAAAACCTCTTTGAAGACGAGGCGACTCGGCAAGCTTTTGTTGATGCGATTCAGGCCCAGGAGAGCCGGGAAGGGGCACTGATCTTGCTGCAAGATCGCCCAGAGATTCGCGCATTCCCCCAATACCGTCCGATGTCTTGGCAGCCGCCGTTCATCGTGCGATTGATGCAGGGATTCAAGGCCTCGCAGCATCCCCTGTACGCCCAAGGGGCGTTCTACTCACTCGATTTCTCGTCCGTGATCGCCGCGAGCGTGATGCTCGCGATCGAACCCGCGCCCAAGCGGATCCTTGACCTATGCGCCTCGCCGGGCGGTAAGTCGGTGTTTGCCGCGCGTGCCTTTGCACCCGACGTCATCATTTGCAATGAATCTCTGCGCAGACGGACGGGAATCTTGATCGAGAACCTCACCCGATGCCGAGTCAAAGGTGCGAACGTCTCGTCTGCAGACGCCTCCGTCTGGGCTCGCAAGGCCAGCCAAGCATTCGACTTCGTCATTGTGGACGCCCCTTGCTCGGGGCAGTCGCTTTTAGCGAAAGGGCGCGAAGCTCCGGGTTGCTTCGACCCTGCCATGCTCGATGTTTGCGTCGGGCGGCAGCGGCGTATTCTCGCTCACGCGCTGGAATGCACGGCCCCAGGGGGCCATGTCCTCTACATGACGTGCACTTTCAACCGCAAGGAAAACGAACGGGTCATCGAATGGGCGATGCGTCAGTTTGAGGGTGTCGAAGCCGTTGAGGCACCTGCGATGGCAGTTTTCCGCAGTCATCTCGCCGATGTCCCGTGTTACCGACTGTTCCCGCAGCAAGGGCTGGGGGCGGGCATGTTCAGCGCGCTCTTGCGAAAGCCGGGTTCCCCGATCGAGCTGCCCGCGTTGAGCGACGAACTTCCGATCTTCTGGAGGAGCGATGGCTGA
- a CDS encoding cation:proton antiporter, with the protein MADKWALLYDLIIILGAALLLGLVAEKLRQSVISGYLIAGVLVGPSAFGLVNDPEAISIVSELGVALLLYAIGLEFSWRRLKTLGNVGLLGGLLQIGLVIAVVALILMGLGLNTTAAVACGAIASLASTVVGLRMLESHAELDTIHGRASVGILLCQDLAIVPLVMLLTLLGDGQASAGHMPTGIVPMLLGTAGLAVGLYVIAGVLLPRVLSSRTVARNRELPILIALGACLSAAYVAHAVGLSPAIGAFIAGILLADTKFADQIRADITPLKTVFVTLFITSIGLVVDVQFLAENWAVVLGWLVVFTVLKSVLTAIACKPFLPSVVACMATGLTLSQAGEFSFVLAKVSRDGSLLSYQQYMTIVAVCALSLIISPGIVRHAAKWSRSLARRLVPLRVVARGERATVRAESGHVLLVGFGDAGREAADVIHSAGESLTILEISGVLVDTARGCGYTARLGDATQVLNLTKARLGDAKVLVVAIPDMRIARIIISQAKSLAPHVPIVVRSRYHHAASELDVVGGDVVVDEEQLVGRTIGARVLEITQPS; encoded by the coding sequence ATGGCTGACAAGTGGGCGCTCCTGTACGATCTCATCATCATCCTCGGTGCTGCGTTGCTCTTAGGGTTGGTTGCGGAGAAGCTTCGTCAGAGCGTCATCAGTGGCTATCTCATCGCCGGTGTTCTCGTTGGCCCGAGCGCCTTTGGCCTGGTCAATGACCCGGAAGCGATCAGTATCGTTTCCGAGCTTGGAGTGGCTCTCCTGCTCTACGCCATCGGGCTGGAGTTCTCTTGGCGTAGGCTCAAGACTCTGGGCAACGTCGGGCTGCTCGGCGGGCTATTGCAGATCGGGCTCGTCATTGCCGTCGTAGCGTTGATCCTTATGGGGCTGGGGTTGAACACCACCGCTGCAGTGGCGTGCGGAGCCATCGCCAGCCTTGCGAGCACGGTCGTGGGCTTGCGGATGCTCGAGTCCCACGCCGAACTCGACACCATCCACGGTCGAGCCTCGGTAGGAATCTTGCTGTGCCAAGACCTGGCGATCGTCCCGCTCGTCATGCTTCTCACGCTTCTGGGCGACGGTCAGGCATCGGCTGGACACATGCCCACTGGAATCGTACCGATGCTGCTCGGAACTGCCGGGCTTGCCGTGGGCCTGTACGTCATCGCCGGGGTGCTGTTGCCGCGGGTTCTGTCCAGCCGCACGGTTGCGCGGAATCGCGAACTCCCGATCTTGATCGCCTTGGGAGCGTGTCTCTCGGCGGCATACGTGGCTCACGCCGTCGGGCTCTCACCTGCGATCGGCGCATTCATTGCCGGCATTCTGCTCGCCGACACCAAGTTTGCGGATCAGATCCGCGCCGACATCACCCCGCTCAAGACCGTCTTCGTGACCCTGTTCATCACGTCGATTGGACTGGTGGTGGACGTCCAGTTCTTGGCAGAGAATTGGGCCGTAGTCCTCGGGTGGCTGGTCGTCTTCACCGTGCTCAAGTCGGTCCTAACTGCCATCGCCTGTAAGCCGTTCCTGCCGTCTGTGGTTGCCTGCATGGCGACGGGCCTCACGCTTTCCCAGGCAGGCGAGTTCTCGTTCGTCCTCGCCAAAGTCTCCCGCGACGGGTCGCTGCTGTCGTATCAGCAGTACATGACCATTGTTGCCGTGTGCGCGCTCAGCCTGATCATCTCGCCGGGGATCGTTCGACACGCGGCGAAGTGGTCGCGCAGCCTCGCCCGCAGACTTGTTCCGCTCCGCGTGGTTGCGCGAGGCGAGCGCGCGACCGTACGGGCTGAGTCCGGCCACGTGCTGCTCGTTGGGTTTGGTGACGCCGGTCGCGAGGCAGCAGACGTGATTCACTCGGCAGGCGAGAGCCTCACCATTCTTGAGATCAGCGGCGTACTAGTTGACACGGCCCGGGGTTGCGGGTACACGGCCCGATTGGGCGACGCCACTCAGGTGCTGAATCTCACCAAGGCGCGGCTGGGCGATGCGAAAGTGTTGGTCGTCGCGATTCCCGACATGCGCATCGCCCGAATCATCATCAGCCAAGCCAAGTCGCTAGCGCCGCACGTTCCGATCGTGGTGCGAAGCCGCTATCACCACGCTGCGTCCGAACTGGACGTCGTGGGCGGGGATGTGGTGGTGGATGAGGAGCAGTTGGTCGGGCGCACGATCGGCGCGCGTGTCCTCGAAATCACCCAACCGAGCTAG
- a CDS encoding GNAT family N-acetyltransferase, whose amino-acid sequence MLVRLADEGDKDWIKMILDEHWGGTMIASMDQWHDAAEAYALVAEIDEKPAGLLTFRAESYALEILTLNTLFEGRGVGTQLLQAIENLASQWGRKRVWLVLSNDNLDGLRFYQKRGYVLTGINVEARIRARAERPGGRETGQQDIPIRDELLFAKFLEMS is encoded by the coding sequence ATGCTGGTGAGGTTGGCCGACGAAGGCGATAAGGATTGGATCAAGATGATCCTCGACGAGCACTGGGGCGGGACCATGATCGCCTCGATGGACCAGTGGCACGATGCCGCCGAGGCGTACGCACTCGTAGCTGAGATCGACGAGAAGCCCGCCGGACTCCTCACCTTCCGGGCCGAATCGTACGCACTGGAAATCTTGACGCTGAACACCTTGTTCGAGGGACGCGGAGTAGGCACCCAACTTCTGCAGGCAATCGAGAATCTCGCGAGTCAATGGGGACGCAAGCGGGTGTGGCTGGTCTTGAGCAACGACAACCTAGACGGGCTCCGATTCTATCAGAAGCGTGGATACGTGCTCACCGGGATCAACGTCGAGGCGCGCATCCGTGCGCGCGCCGAGCGCCCCGGAGGGCGCGAAACGGGCCAGCAAGACATCCCGATTCGAGACGAACTCCTGTTTGCCAAGTTCCTGGAAATGTCCTAG
- a CDS encoding prepilin-type N-terminal cleavage/methylation domain-containing protein — protein MKRAFTLIELLVVIAIIAILAAILFPVFAQAKEAAKRTTCVSNARQVGLALRMYVDDNGGTFPIFSMYNSVPGPGQAGHQGVEVQVLPYAKSKKIFESPNDRSGPFTDSEFAALGRPAPRTYAEAYGSSYRFTRCMFTRASGYSTQNNALLTPDEDVVVSESAIADPSSTRVMRSEMFPFFDKKSDPGCARYGYDCDGFSYYRTWSSVGGTMIFSDGSARNIASAGAFDKTVVNPEGNRSGDPDASSWSGTWYGTCD, from the coding sequence GTGAAGCGAGCATTTACCCTTATCGAACTTTTGGTCGTCATCGCGATCATCGCGATCCTTGCAGCCATCCTCTTCCCCGTTTTCGCACAGGCCAAGGAGGCAGCAAAGCGCACGACTTGCGTGAGCAACGCCCGGCAGGTGGGACTCGCGCTGCGCATGTACGTAGATGACAACGGCGGCACTTTCCCGATCTTCAGCATGTACAACAGCGTGCCCGGACCTGGTCAGGCAGGGCACCAAGGAGTCGAGGTTCAGGTCCTTCCCTACGCCAAGAGCAAGAAGATCTTCGAGAGCCCGAACGACCGTAGCGGCCCGTTCACGGATTCGGAATTCGCGGCCCTGGGTCGTCCCGCTCCCCGGACCTATGCCGAAGCGTACGGCAGCAGCTATCGATTCACCCGCTGCATGTTCACCCGCGCCTCGGGCTACTCCACGCAGAACAATGCACTTCTGACTCCCGATGAGGACGTGGTCGTGTCTGAATCGGCCATCGCCGATCCCAGCAGCACCCGCGTCATGCGCTCCGAGATGTTTCCGTTCTTCGACAAGAAGAGCGATCCCGGCTGCGCCCGGTATGGCTATGACTGCGATGGATTCTCCTATTACCGCACTTGGAGCTCGGTCGGCGGCACCATGATCTTCTCGGACGGGAGCGCGCGCAACATCGCCTCGGCCGGCGCCTTTGACAAGACCGTCGTCAACCCAGAGGGCAACCGATCAGGCGATCCCGACGCAAGTAGCTGGTCGGGTACCTGGTACGGCACCTGTGACTAG
- the rfbD gene encoding dTDP-4-dehydrorhamnose reductase, protein MSRILLLGSTGLLGKHVCAALESRGHEVVCPSHAELDVTDPVAVAAIAAGTLGSLDVVVNCTAYTKVDQAENEIDDAIDLNALAPGYLAQACAMADLHLLHISTDFVFDGEKPVGYVETDTPNPLNQYGRSKLLGEESIRAGNPNHWILRTAWLYASERPCFPKSILRAWIAGRSIRVVGDQMGSPTYAVELARVIADVLETRPEYGTFHAVGPDQMSWYDLALLTCTIAAAEWDLNPPVIDRITSLDWPTLAARPHQSVLLTHKLEAAGIEPMRPTVDSLADFVRALDHKDLS, encoded by the coding sequence TTGAGTCGAATCCTGCTGCTCGGATCGACTGGCTTGCTGGGCAAGCATGTCTGCGCGGCCCTAGAGAGTCGTGGGCATGAAGTCGTTTGCCCGAGCCACGCGGAGCTCGATGTCACCGACCCCGTAGCGGTCGCGGCGATCGCTGCCGGGACGCTGGGATCGCTCGATGTAGTCGTCAACTGCACGGCCTACACAAAAGTCGATCAAGCCGAAAACGAAATCGACGATGCGATCGACCTGAATGCGCTCGCACCGGGATACCTGGCCCAGGCGTGCGCGATGGCCGATTTGCACCTACTCCATATCAGCACGGACTTTGTCTTTGACGGCGAGAAGCCGGTCGGCTACGTGGAAACCGATACCCCCAATCCGCTGAACCAGTACGGAAGATCGAAGCTCCTCGGCGAAGAGTCGATCCGGGCGGGCAATCCCAACCATTGGATTCTGCGCACTGCTTGGCTCTATGCCAGCGAACGGCCGTGTTTCCCCAAGTCGATCCTTCGTGCCTGGATCGCTGGAAGGTCGATACGGGTTGTGGGGGATCAGATGGGTTCGCCAACTTACGCCGTGGAACTCGCACGGGTCATTGCCGACGTGCTTGAAACGCGCCCGGAGTATGGGACTTTCCATGCGGTTGGGCCCGACCAGATGTCTTGGTATGATCTCGCACTCCTGACCTGCACCATCGCCGCCGCGGAGTGGGATCTCAATCCGCCCGTCATCGATCGCATCACGTCGTTGGACTGGCCGACTCTGGCCGCTCGCCCGCACCAGAGCGTGCTCCTGACTCACAAGCTGGAGGCGGCCGGAATCGAGCCCATGCGTCCCACCGTGGACTCTCTAGCGGATTTTGTACGAGCGCTCGACCACAAAGACCTCTCCTAA
- a CDS encoding isocitrate/isopropylmalate dehydrogenase family protein codes for MSKRQIAVIPGDGIGPEIMDATISILEATGFEAEWIFLDAGMSAVEKGLDPMPQATLDKIREIGIALKGPTTTPKGGGHQSANVQLRKALDLYANVRPAKTLPGVKGPFADKALDMIIVRENTEDLYAGIEFQPHPDIAQAVKVITRPGCARICNYAFNMAREQGRSKVTAVHKANIMKLSDGMFLSEFYKAAENYPDIKADDIIVDNCCMQLVTRPEQFDVLVTENLYGDIVSDLCAGLVGGLGLAPGANIGEKGAVFEAVHGSAPDIAGRGVANPTALLLSSVLMLRYLGLHEQADRIGKSVLRVCSDGKCLTVDLGGKASTSEYKVEVIKQASAAAV; via the coding sequence ATGAGTAAGCGTCAAATCGCGGTGATTCCTGGTGATGGTATTGGCCCTGAGATCATGGATGCCACCATCAGTATTCTCGAGGCCACCGGGTTTGAGGCCGAATGGATTTTCCTGGATGCTGGCATGAGCGCCGTCGAGAAGGGGCTCGACCCCATGCCCCAGGCGACTCTCGACAAGATTCGCGAAATCGGTATTGCCCTGAAGGGTCCGACGACCACGCCCAAAGGCGGCGGCCACCAATCGGCCAACGTCCAGCTCCGCAAGGCTCTCGATCTGTACGCCAACGTCCGACCGGCGAAGACGCTCCCCGGAGTCAAGGGGCCGTTCGCGGACAAGGCGCTCGACATGATCATCGTGCGCGAGAACACCGAGGACCTGTACGCGGGCATCGAATTCCAGCCCCATCCGGACATTGCGCAGGCAGTGAAGGTCATCACCCGTCCCGGTTGCGCGCGGATCTGCAACTACGCCTTCAACATGGCGCGCGAGCAGGGCCGATCCAAGGTCACCGCTGTGCACAAGGCCAATATCATGAAACTTTCGGACGGGATGTTCCTCAGTGAGTTCTACAAGGCCGCCGAAAACTACCCCGATATCAAGGCCGATGACATTATCGTCGACAACTGCTGTATGCAGCTCGTCACGCGCCCTGAGCAGTTCGATGTCCTCGTCACCGAAAACCTGTATGGCGACATCGTCAGCGATCTGTGCGCGGGGCTTGTGGGTGGTTTGGGGCTTGCTCCGGGCGCAAACATCGGCGAGAAGGGTGCGGTCTTCGAGGCGGTTCACGGGTCGGCGCCGGACATCGCCGGTCGCGGCGTGGCCAACCCCACTGCCCTTCTGCTCAGCTCGGTGCTGATGCTCCGGTACTTGGGATTGCATGAGCAGGCCGACCGGATCGGAAAGAGCGTCTTGCGAGTTTGCTCCGATGGCAAGTGTCTCACCGTCGATCTCGGCGGCAAAGCGAGCACCAGCGAATACAAAGTCGAAGTGATCAAGCAGGCGTCGGCCGCGGCAGTCTGA
- a CDS encoding serine/threonine-protein phosphatase, which translates to MDEITAEYSASALMGAPELRLRPRVTVAAKTDLGRVRENNEDKFEYFLPEDHETLASKGLIFLVCDGMGGHAAGQIASELAAKTFIDVALGHPNPEPESAAAAAVAAANRFVYEVSRTVPGRQGMGTTLSALLLVQDRAVIAQVGDSRVYRLRGGATTLLTRDHTWVEEAIRNGLMSPGEAETHPYRHVLTRAIGTEANVEPDIFTEAVEIGDTFLLCSDGVMNHVNDEQIGRLLAENPPSMAAWKIVAAALAGGGSDNTTVLIIRVDALEQNG; encoded by the coding sequence ATGGATGAGATCACCGCCGAGTACTCGGCTTCAGCATTGATGGGTGCGCCCGAACTCAGGCTACGCCCAAGGGTTACCGTTGCGGCCAAAACGGACCTGGGCCGGGTGCGAGAGAACAACGAAGACAAGTTTGAGTACTTCCTGCCCGAGGATCACGAGACTCTCGCCTCGAAGGGACTCATCTTCCTCGTATGCGACGGCATGGGAGGTCACGCCGCGGGACAAATCGCTTCGGAACTTGCAGCCAAGACTTTCATCGATGTCGCCCTCGGTCATCCGAATCCGGAACCAGAATCGGCGGCGGCAGCAGCCGTCGCCGCTGCAAATCGGTTTGTCTACGAGGTCAGCCGCACCGTCCCCGGTCGCCAAGGCATGGGTACCACGCTGAGTGCGCTCCTGCTTGTGCAAGATCGAGCGGTGATTGCCCAGGTCGGCGATTCACGAGTGTATCGTCTGCGCGGCGGAGCGACGACGTTGCTTACGCGCGATCACACTTGGGTGGAAGAAGCGATTCGGAACGGCTTGATGTCCCCCGGCGAGGCTGAAACACACCCCTACCGACACGTACTCACCCGTGCCATTGGCACCGAAGCAAACGTCGAGCCCGACATCTTCACCGAGGCTGTCGAGATCGGCGACACATTTCTGCTGTGCTCCGACGGAGTCATGAATCACGTGAACGACGAGCAGATCGGCAGGCTTCTCGCGGAGAATCCCCCCTCGATGGCCGCGTGGAAGATCGTCGCCGCGGCCCTTGCGGGCGGAGGCAGCGACAACACAACCGTGCTGATCATCCGAGTCGATGCGCTCGAACAGAACGGCTGA